A genomic region of Cygnus atratus isolate AKBS03 ecotype Queensland, Australia chromosome 13, CAtr_DNAZoo_HiC_assembly, whole genome shotgun sequence contains the following coding sequences:
- the ATP1B4 gene encoding protein ATP1B4, with product MELNAASPGGKRPENKDEEKVQDPNTGEAETKAEMGNKTWADLAREMKTFLWNPEERTCLGRTAKSWGLILLFYFVFYTCLAGMFAFCMYVMLLTLSPYTPTYRDRVSPPGVMIRPYLNGFTIAFNISKRSTWQPYVDSMHHFLAAYDDKVQEEKNIECISGHYFIQGGNESEEKKACQFKRSLLQNCSGIEDQTFGYSRGQPCILLKMNRIIGYRPGAGVPVSVDCKVQKGNESDLRSVDFYPGNGTFDLMYYPYYGKITHVNYTSPLVAMHFTDVKRNSLVPIQCSLHGKGIVNDVNSDRFLGRIIFMLSIGK from the exons ATGGAGCTGAACGCTGCCTCCCCAGGAGGCAAAAGGCCG GAAAATAAGGATGAAGAGAAAGTGCAGGATCCCAACACAGGGGAAGCAGAGACCAAGGCAGAGATGGGGAACAAAACTTGGGCAGACCTGGCCAGGGAGATGAAGACCTTCCTGTGGAACCCAGAAGAGAGAACCTGCCTGGGGAGAACAGCCAAGAGCTGGG gccTGATCTTACTGTTTTACTTCGTTTTTTACACGTGCCTGGCGGGGATGTTCGCCTTCTGCATGTACGTGATGCTGCTCACCCTGAGCCCCTACACACCCACCTACCGGGACCGCGTGTCTCCGCCAG GAGTGATGATCAGGCCGTACCTGAATGGATTCACCATCGCCTTCAACATCTCCAAGCGCAGCACGTGGCAGCCATACGTGGACAGCATGCACCACTTCCTAGCAG CTTATGATGACAAGGTTCAAGAGGAGAAGAACATTGAGTGCATCTCAGGGCACTACTTCATCCAAGGGGGCAATGAGAGCGAAGAGAAGAAGGCCTGCCAGTTCAAGCGCTCGCTGCTGCAGAACTGCTCGGGAATCGAGGATCAAACATTTGGCTACTCCAGAGGCCAGCCCTGCATCCTGCTGAAGATGAACCGG atcaTAGGCTACCGCCCTGGTGCTGGGGTCCCCGTGAGCGTGGACTGCAAAGTGCAG AAAGGCAATGAGAGTGACCTGAGGTCAGTGGACTTCTACCCTGGGAATGGCACGTTTGACCTCATGTATTATCCCTACTACGGCAAGATCACACAC GTCAACTACACATCCCCACTGGTGGCCATGCACTTCACAGATGTGAAGAGGAATTCTTTGGTCCCCATTCAGTGCAGCCTGCACGGGAAAGGGATCGTCAATGACGTTAACAGCGACCGCTTCCTGGGCCGGATCATCTTCATGCTCAGCATCGGGAAGTAG
- the LAMP2 gene encoding lysosome-associated membrane glycoprotein 2 isoform X1, with the protein METRRGPAALLPLPPLLLLLLLLLGASGFFQSYAVEVDVKDASNVTCLYAQWMMKFLIKYETNSSDYKNASLDLPSTVTHDGSVCGNDTQAALLAVQFGDGHSWSVNFTETNETYQADFITFTYNTNDAAVFPDAKRKGPVTVVVKDSMHPVQLNDVFVCHHTTSFEAENVTQFFWNITMQPFVQNGTIGKTETRCHADTPTAAPTVVPTAANVTTTSTTTSSPAPTTAPKPVENPVTGNYSLQSGNKTCLLATVGLQLNVSQDKPLLININPKTTSADGTCGNTSAILKLNDGNSTLIDFTFIVNASASVRKFYLKEVNVTLLNHLNGSVILNADNNNFSKWDAFLGNSYMCRKEQTLQINEDLQVHTFNLWVQPFLVKENKFAIAEDCSPEVDNFIVPIAVGAALGGLVVLVLMAYFFGHKKHRNAGYEQF; encoded by the exons ATGGAGACGcgccggggccccgccgccctgctccccctccccccgctgctgctgctgctgctgctgctgctgggcgccTCCG GTTTTTTCCAGTCCTATGCAGTGGAAGTAGATGTAAAGGATGCCTCTAACGTTACGTGCTTGTATGCACAATGGATGATGAAATTCTtgataaaatatgaaacaaacagTAGTGATTAT aaaaatgcaagtttgGATTTGCCATCTACTGTGACACATGATGGAAGTGTCTGTGGCAATGACACACAAGCTGCACTTCTGGCAGTACAGTTTGGAGATGGTCACTCTTGGAGTGTTAACTTTACAGAAACTAATGAAACTTACCAGGCTGACTTTATCACGTTTACCTACAACACCAATGATGCTGCTGTATTTCCTGATGCTAAAAGAAAAG GGCCTGTTACAGTTGTCGTAAAGGATTCTATGCATCCAGTTCAACTAAATGATGTCTTCGTGTGTCATCATACTACCTcttttgaagcagaaaatgtaACGCAGTTTTTCTGGAATATTACTATGCAGCCTTTTGTTCAGAATGGCACAATTGGTAAAACAG AGACTAGATGTCATGCTGATACGCCCACTGCTGCACCTACTGTTGTGCCTACTGCTGCCAATGTAACTACCACATCCACCACCACTTCATCGCCTGCTCCAACCACTGCTCCCAAACCTGTTGAGAATCCAGTCACGGGAAACTATTCTCTTcaatctggaaataaaacttgTCTTCTGGCTactgtggggctgcagctgaaTGTTTCCCAAGACAAG CCTCTTTTGATCAACATCAATCCGAAAACAACTAGTGCGGATGGGACATGTGGGAACACATCAGCTATTCTGAAATTGAACGATGGAAACAGCACATTGATTGATTTCACGTTCATTGTT AATGCAAGTGCAAGTGTACGaaaattttatctgaaagaGGTGAATGTTACACTACTCAACCACCTGAATGGTTCTG tcattttaaatgcagataACAACAACTTCAGCAAGTGGGATGCTTTCCTTGGTAATTCCTACATGTGTCGAAAAGAGCAAACTCTTCAGATTAATGAAGATCTTCAAGTACATACTTTTAATCTATGGGTTCAACCATTCCTCGTGAAGGAAAACAAGTTCGCAATAG CTGAAGACTGCAGCCCAGAGGTGGACAACTTCATTGTACCCATAGCAGTAGGAGCAGCTTTGGGAGGATTAGTTGTCCTAGTACTTATGGCTTACTTTTTTGGCCACAAGAAACACCGTAATGCTGGATATGAGcaattttaa
- the LAMP2 gene encoding lysosome-associated membrane glycoprotein 2 isoform X3 yields METRRGPAALLPLPPLLLLLLLLLGASGFFQSYAVEVDVKDASNVTCLYAQWMMKFLIKYETNSSDYKNASLDLPSTVTHDGSVCGNDTQAALLAVQFGDGHSWSVNFTETNETYQADFITFTYNTNDAAVFPDAKRKGPVTVVVKDSMHPVQLNDVFVCHHTTSFEAENVTQFFWNITMQPFVQNGTIGKTETRCHADTPTAAPTVVPTAANVTTTSTTTSSPAPTTAPKPVENPVTGNYSLQSGNKTCLLATVGLQLNVSQDKPLLININPKTTSADGTCGNTSAILKLNDGNSTLIDFTFIVNASASVRKFYLKEVNVTLLNHLNGSVILNADNNNFSKWDAFLGNSYMCRKEQTLQINEDLQVHTFNLWVQPFLVKENKFAIACTAYAIITLKLPSRLLPKDKII; encoded by the exons ATGGAGACGcgccggggccccgccgccctgctccccctccccccgctgctgctgctgctgctgctgctgctgggcgccTCCG GTTTTTTCCAGTCCTATGCAGTGGAAGTAGATGTAAAGGATGCCTCTAACGTTACGTGCTTGTATGCACAATGGATGATGAAATTCTtgataaaatatgaaacaaacagTAGTGATTAT aaaaatgcaagtttgGATTTGCCATCTACTGTGACACATGATGGAAGTGTCTGTGGCAATGACACACAAGCTGCACTTCTGGCAGTACAGTTTGGAGATGGTCACTCTTGGAGTGTTAACTTTACAGAAACTAATGAAACTTACCAGGCTGACTTTATCACGTTTACCTACAACACCAATGATGCTGCTGTATTTCCTGATGCTAAAAGAAAAG GGCCTGTTACAGTTGTCGTAAAGGATTCTATGCATCCAGTTCAACTAAATGATGTCTTCGTGTGTCATCATACTACCTcttttgaagcagaaaatgtaACGCAGTTTTTCTGGAATATTACTATGCAGCCTTTTGTTCAGAATGGCACAATTGGTAAAACAG AGACTAGATGTCATGCTGATACGCCCACTGCTGCACCTACTGTTGTGCCTACTGCTGCCAATGTAACTACCACATCCACCACCACTTCATCGCCTGCTCCAACCACTGCTCCCAAACCTGTTGAGAATCCAGTCACGGGAAACTATTCTCTTcaatctggaaataaaacttgTCTTCTGGCTactgtggggctgcagctgaaTGTTTCCCAAGACAAG CCTCTTTTGATCAACATCAATCCGAAAACAACTAGTGCGGATGGGACATGTGGGAACACATCAGCTATTCTGAAATTGAACGATGGAAACAGCACATTGATTGATTTCACGTTCATTGTT AATGCAAGTGCAAGTGTACGaaaattttatctgaaagaGGTGAATGTTACACTACTCAACCACCTGAATGGTTCTG tcattttaaatgcagataACAACAACTTCAGCAAGTGGGATGCTTTCCTTGGTAATTCCTACATGTGTCGAAAAGAGCAAACTCTTCAGATTAATGAAGATCTTCAAGTACATACTTTTAATCTATGGGTTCAACCATTCCTCGTGAAGGAAAACAAGTTCGCAATAG CCTGCACTGCATATGCCATCATTACATTAAAGCTACCTTCACGTCTGCTACctaaagacaaaataat CTGA
- the LAMP2 gene encoding lysosome-associated membrane glycoprotein 2 isoform X2, protein METRRGPAALLPLPPLLLLLLLLLGASGFFQSYAVEVDVKDASNVTCLYAQWMMKFLIKYETNSSDYKNASLDLPSTVTHDGSVCGNDTQAALLAVQFGDGHSWSVNFTETNETYQADFITFTYNTNDAAVFPDAKRKGPVTVVVKDSMHPVQLNDVFVCHHTTSFEAENVTQFFWNITMQPFVQNGTIGKTETRCHADTPTAAPTVVPTAANVTTTSTTTSSPAPTTAPKPVENPVTGNYSLQSGNKTCLLATVGLQLNVSQDKPLLININPKTTSADGTCGNTSAILKLNDGNSTLIDFTFIVNASASVRKFYLKEVNVTLLNHLNGSVILNADNNNFSKWDAFLGNSYMCRKEQTLQINEDLQVHTFNLWVQPFLVKENKFAIAQECSLDDDTILIPIVVGAALAGLIVIIVIAYIIGRRKSYAGYQTL, encoded by the exons ATGGAGACGcgccggggccccgccgccctgctccccctccccccgctgctgctgctgctgctgctgctgctgggcgccTCCG GTTTTTTCCAGTCCTATGCAGTGGAAGTAGATGTAAAGGATGCCTCTAACGTTACGTGCTTGTATGCACAATGGATGATGAAATTCTtgataaaatatgaaacaaacagTAGTGATTAT aaaaatgcaagtttgGATTTGCCATCTACTGTGACACATGATGGAAGTGTCTGTGGCAATGACACACAAGCTGCACTTCTGGCAGTACAGTTTGGAGATGGTCACTCTTGGAGTGTTAACTTTACAGAAACTAATGAAACTTACCAGGCTGACTTTATCACGTTTACCTACAACACCAATGATGCTGCTGTATTTCCTGATGCTAAAAGAAAAG GGCCTGTTACAGTTGTCGTAAAGGATTCTATGCATCCAGTTCAACTAAATGATGTCTTCGTGTGTCATCATACTACCTcttttgaagcagaaaatgtaACGCAGTTTTTCTGGAATATTACTATGCAGCCTTTTGTTCAGAATGGCACAATTGGTAAAACAG AGACTAGATGTCATGCTGATACGCCCACTGCTGCACCTACTGTTGTGCCTACTGCTGCCAATGTAACTACCACATCCACCACCACTTCATCGCCTGCTCCAACCACTGCTCCCAAACCTGTTGAGAATCCAGTCACGGGAAACTATTCTCTTcaatctggaaataaaacttgTCTTCTGGCTactgtggggctgcagctgaaTGTTTCCCAAGACAAG CCTCTTTTGATCAACATCAATCCGAAAACAACTAGTGCGGATGGGACATGTGGGAACACATCAGCTATTCTGAAATTGAACGATGGAAACAGCACATTGATTGATTTCACGTTCATTGTT AATGCAAGTGCAAGTGTACGaaaattttatctgaaagaGGTGAATGTTACACTACTCAACCACCTGAATGGTTCTG tcattttaaatgcagataACAACAACTTCAGCAAGTGGGATGCTTTCCTTGGTAATTCCTACATGTGTCGAAAAGAGCAAACTCTTCAGATTAATGAAGATCTTCAAGTACATACTTTTAATCTATGGGTTCAACCATTCCTCGTGAAGGAAAACAAGTTCGCAATAG CCCAGGAGTGTTCGCTGGATGATGACACCATTCTAATCCCAATTGTAGTTGGTGCTGCACTTGCTGGCTTGATTGTCATTATAGTGATTGCTTACATAattggcagaagaaaaagctatgCTGGATATCAAACTTTGTGA